Proteins from one Sabethes cyaneus chromosome 2, idSabCyanKW18_F2, whole genome shotgun sequence genomic window:
- the LOC128734968 gene encoding protein preli-like, translated as MAKYYENTTTFNYSWEQVTQCFWNRYPNPFSSHVLSEDTVCREIRNGKLHSKRLLTKTNRVPKWGERFFKAKSVNILEESVIDPKERVLVTYTRNIGFNKIMNVVEKVTYRSIPDQPGKTIAIRSAWIDSSVFGFATAIRAFGLDRFKKNCMKTVDGFNYMLHHMFPPHASSPSAAIHIQHLSKTQKIKEAAKNASDHMKAQAEHLVQNLSVKG; from the exons ATGGCGAAATATTATGAGAATACGACCACTTTCAATTACTCATGGGAGCAGGTGACGCAGTGCTTTTGGAACCGGTATCCTAATCCGTTCAG CTCGCACGTACTGTCCGAGGATACTGTGTGCCGGGAGATAAGAAACGGAAAGCTACACAGCAAACGTTTATTGACCAAAACAAACCGAGTACCAAAATGGGGAGAACGGTTTTTCAAAGCCAAATCTGTCAACATACTGGAGGAATCGGTTATCGATCCGAAAGAACGAGTGCTTGTAACATACACTAGGAATATAGGATTCAATAAAATTATG AATGTTGTCGAAAAAGTCACCTACCGGTCGATTCCGGATCAACCAGGCAAGACGATTGCCATCCGGTCCGCATGGATAGATTCTTCTGTGTTTGGTTTCGCGACCGCCATTCGCGCGTTCGGTTTAGATCGATTCAAAAAGAACTGCATGAAAACCGTGGACGGTTTCAACTACATGCTGCACCATATGTTCCCGCCCCATGCATCCTCGCCATCGGCGGCTATACATATTCAACACCTTTCCAAGACGCAGAAAATCAAGGAAGCCGCAAAGAATGCGTCCGATCATATGAAAGCTCAGGCCGAACATTTGGTGCAAAATCTTTCCGTAAAAGGTTGA